A genomic window from Ignavibacteria bacterium includes:
- a CDS encoding UvrD-helicase domain-containing protein, whose protein sequence is MENFLIYRSSAGSGKTFTLVKEYLKLVLNSPDSFKNILAVTFTNKSAAEMKQRIISALKELSKGEAASLEKLLISEGVKGDIRHSASRVLQNILHKYSYFSVSTIDSFFHRVIRSFARELRLQLGYNIELDQQAVLDKITDKLLDEAGENKELTGFLEDFIYYSIDDEKGWKIDLKIKELAKEIFSERYFIKTGSQGSLFEGKEKLNEFVKLLFAIKNDFEGRMKEISIKAGEIVDMYSLTIDDFPFKRSGFMNFLLNRINTGDDYDPKQRARDAVQDIKKWYGKGSKPAVKAAAEAGLYELLCEAVALYDSEITKYNTAVHLVKTIYVTGIFKDLRDRLKKYRDENNVLLISDINSLLLNVISGEGSPFVYEKIGTYYKNFLIDEFQDTSTFQWQNFFPLVENALSEGNGSMIVGDVKQSIYRWRNGNMKLLLEDVKNSLGGFESRIMEKDLDVNYRSKKLIVEFNNTFFKQAAENVSLNADEAYRGIFAKAYIDSAQVPNDNSDNGYISIRQFAGDRENEIPANEFAIADMINNIKQQLTLGYRQRDILVLVRKNPEAVEAAHALIEAKLKVISGDSLLLTNSPKVRLLVNIFKFISDPANEIARPEILYNYLVYIKQSFSELNSLFSDKLNSNKLFIRLMPKGFLAGEGLSLNSELSGKGIYDLTESLLRIFGLLDSADVYLLRFLDVIKKYSDENSGDVYGFINWWEDHKEENTVIVPEEEDAIRVMTIHKAKGLQAPVVYIPFANWDFTINQQSSLMWVSSGKKPFNSAPAYFVKAASALKDTYFSHDYLEEEALTILDNLNLLYVAFTRAEEKLFVGIPLKEKKSFNAGSVIIDAVSGNTELLNNYDAEHSYYEKGNEKYFSGSSSKLQENPVYRMKRLISGDFTQKIKIKTELEGFEPEKIKRTKEHKNRGIVLHKALSYIKDSSEEEISSALNRLLLQGYITSEKLPGLNKELREIILTGEAADWFKPGNKIMNENDIIMPGGLIYRPDKVIIKNDTASIIDFKSGIRLKEHEKQLKQYGNVLLEMGYKKIEMYLYYLTEKKIITIA, encoded by the coding sequence ATGGAAAATTTTCTTATATACAGGTCTTCAGCAGGCTCAGGCAAAACCTTTACACTTGTTAAGGAGTACCTTAAGCTTGTCTTAAATTCACCTGACTCTTTTAAAAATATACTTGCGGTAACCTTTACAAACAAATCAGCAGCAGAAATGAAGCAAAGGATAATATCCGCTTTGAAGGAGCTTTCCAAAGGGGAAGCTGCTTCATTGGAGAAATTACTTATATCAGAGGGTGTAAAAGGGGATATCAGGCACTCTGCTTCACGGGTCCTGCAGAACATACTTCATAAATATTCATATTTTTCGGTTTCAACTATCGATAGCTTTTTCCACCGTGTGATACGTTCATTTGCGCGTGAGCTAAGGCTGCAGCTTGGATATAATATAGAGCTTGACCAGCAGGCTGTGCTTGATAAGATAACAGATAAGCTTCTTGATGAAGCAGGTGAAAATAAAGAGCTGACAGGTTTTCTGGAAGATTTTATTTATTACAGCATAGATGATGAAAAAGGCTGGAAGATAGACTTAAAAATCAAAGAGCTTGCAAAGGAAATATTTTCTGAAAGATATTTCATTAAAACCGGCAGCCAGGGCAGCCTGTTTGAAGGTAAAGAAAAGCTGAATGAGTTTGTAAAGCTGCTTTTTGCAATTAAAAATGATTTTGAAGGCAGGATGAAAGAGATTTCTATTAAAGCCGGCGAAATAGTGGATATGTACAGCCTTACAATCGATGATTTCCCTTTTAAAAGATCCGGCTTTATGAATTTCCTTTTAAACCGTATCAATACCGGCGATGATTATGATCCTAAACAGCGGGCTAGAGACGCGGTTCAGGATATTAAAAAGTGGTATGGTAAAGGCTCAAAGCCTGCTGTTAAAGCAGCCGCTGAAGCGGGTTTATATGAGCTGCTGTGCGAAGCGGTTGCGCTTTATGATTCTGAAATAACAAAATATAATACTGCGGTACATTTAGTTAAAACTATATATGTTACGGGAATATTTAAAGACCTGCGCGACAGGCTTAAGAAATACCGTGATGAAAATAACGTGCTGCTTATTTCAGATATTAACAGCCTGCTGCTGAATGTTATTTCAGGAGAAGGGAGCCCCTTTGTTTATGAAAAGATCGGCACCTATTACAAGAATTTCCTTATCGATGAATTCCAGGATACTTCCACATTCCAGTGGCAGAATTTCTTTCCGCTGGTTGAAAATGCATTAAGCGAAGGCAACGGCTCTATGATAGTTGGCGATGTAAAGCAATCAATTTACCGCTGGCGCAACGGCAATATGAAGCTGCTGCTTGAAGATGTGAAAAATTCGCTTGGCGGCTTTGAAAGCCGCATCATGGAAAAAGACCTTGATGTAAATTATCGCAGCAAAAAGCTGATAGTTGAGTTCAATAACACCTTTTTTAAACAGGCTGCCGAAAACGTTTCACTAAATGCTGATGAGGCGTACCGGGGTATCTTTGCAAAAGCCTATATTGATTCAGCTCAGGTACCAAATGATAACTCTGATAACGGGTATATAAGCATCAGGCAGTTTGCCGGTGACCGGGAAAATGAAATTCCGGCAAATGAGTTTGCCATTGCCGATATGATAAATAATATCAAACAACAGCTTACACTTGGCTACAGGCAGCGCGATATACTGGTGCTGGTCAGGAAAAATCCTGAAGCGGTTGAAGCAGCCCATGCATTGATAGAAGCAAAGCTTAAAGTAATTTCAGGTGATTCATTGCTTTTAACAAACTCTCCCAAAGTAAGGCTGCTTGTGAATATTTTTAAGTTTATATCTGACCCGGCAAATGAAATTGCAAGGCCTGAAATCCTTTATAATTACCTGGTATATATCAAACAGTCGTTTAGTGAGCTTAACAGCCTTTTTTCAGATAAGCTCAACAGCAATAAGCTGTTTATAAGGCTGATGCCAAAAGGATTTCTTGCAGGTGAAGGCTTAAGCTTAAACAGTGAGCTTTCAGGCAAAGGAATATATGATCTGACGGAATCTCTGCTCAGAATATTCGGGCTGCTGGATTCAGCCGATGTTTATCTTTTGAGATTCCTTGATGTTATTAAAAAATACTCCGATGAAAACTCAGGTGATGTATACGGCTTTATTAACTGGTGGGAAGACCACAAGGAAGAAAATACGGTTATTGTTCCCGAAGAGGAAGATGCCATCAGAGTTATGACAATACATAAAGCCAAAGGGCTACAGGCGCCTGTTGTGTATATTCCTTTTGCCAACTGGGATTTTACCATCAACCAGCAGTCATCGCTTATGTGGGTTTCTTCCGGTAAAAAACCATTCAACAGCGCGCCGGCATATTTTGTAAAGGCAGCTTCTGCTTTAAAAGATACTTATTTTTCACACGATTACCTTGAAGAAGAAGCTTTGACAATTCTGGATAACCTTAATTTATTATATGTTGCCTTTACCCGTGCTGAAGAAAAGCTATTTGTTGGCATTCCCTTAAAAGAAAAAAAGTCATTCAATGCCGGAAGCGTTATTATTGATGCCGTTTCAGGTAACACAGAGCTGTTAAATAATTATGATGCTGAACACTCGTATTATGAAAAGGGAAATGAAAAATATTTCAGCGGCAGCTCTTCAAAATTACAAGAGAATCCTGTTTACAGGATGAAAAGGCTTATATCGGGTGATTTCACCCAAAAAATAAAAATTAAAACTGAGCTTGAAGGTTTTGAACCTGAAAAAATCAAAAGAACAAAGGAACATAAAAACCGGGGAATAGTTCTGCATAAGGCTCTTTCATATATTAAAGATTCATCTGAAGAAGAAATTTCCTCGGCTTTAAACAGGCTGCTTTTGCAGGGTTATATTACCTCAGAAAAGCTACCCGGTCTTAATAAAGAGCTTAGGGAGATAATTCTTACCGGAGAAGCTGCTGATTGGTTTAAACCCGGC
- a CDS encoding CPBP family intramembrane metalloprotease gives MTQRIKPLVFLILLACVFWLEMFVLKTFNFWLEMTFAASLLAGLGLYINHRNGEAINYRLYFFEPKFLLIGIVSAALLYLVFYTGDIISKLILPFADKQVIGVYNNKSLLDPAVIGLLLLFIIGPAEEIFWRGFVQDTLAEKFGENKGWIIASLIYGGVHIVAMNFMLFMAALICGLFWGWVFKKYKSVWPGLISHALWDLTIFVLLPVR, from the coding sequence ATGACACAACGTATTAAACCACTGGTATTCCTGATTTTACTGGCTTGTGTGTTCTGGCTTGAAATGTTTGTTTTAAAGACTTTCAACTTCTGGCTTGAAATGACGTTTGCAGCTTCGCTGCTTGCAGGACTGGGCTTATATATTAACCACCGTAACGGTGAGGCAATTAATTACAGGCTATATTTTTTTGAGCCAAAATTTTTATTAATAGGTATTGTTTCTGCAGCACTTCTTTACCTGGTGTTTTATACAGGTGATATAATATCTAAACTTATACTGCCGTTTGCAGATAAACAGGTTATCGGCGTTTACAATAATAAATCTTTACTTGATCCTGCTGTAATAGGGCTGCTGCTTTTATTTATTATCGGTCCGGCTGAAGAAATATTTTGGCGCGGTTTTGTACAGGATACACTTGCTGAAAAATTCGGCGAGAATAAAGGATGGATTATAGCTTCGTTGATTTATGGCGGAGTACATATTGTAGCAATGAATTTTATGCTTTTTATGGCTGCGCTGATTTGCGGATTGTTCTGGGGATGGGTATTTAAAAAATATAAATCCGTTTGGCCGGGTTTGATATCTCATGCATTATGGGATCTGACGATATTTGTACTGTTACCTGTTAGATAA
- a CDS encoding S9 family peptidase produces the protein MNNKVNETVKSRIIPLEDFFKNPENTNYLISPNGKYISYLAPYNQRLNIYVQEISTGNVKRLTGVTERDISGYFWGNDNVIIYLRDNAGDENFHFYSVNIQNGTNIDLTPFEGVRANLIDELEDIDSEILIEMNKRNPEIFDVYRLNFETGELIIAAENPGNISGWVTDHNGKIRAAITTDGVNTSLLYRENENESWHTVITTNFKESLTPLFFTFDNKFLYASSNIGRDKNAVIRYDIKNAAEAEVIYEHPEVDVYTLTYSRKRKVITSVIFNTWKRERVILDNETEKMFKRLEKDLGQYEILITDNDDNEEKFIIRTYSDRSLGAYYIFDKAADTLTKISDVSPWINEKEMAEMKPVTYQSRDGLLIHGYLSLPLGAEHKNLPVVINPHGGPWARDYWGFNPEIQFLVNRGYAVLQMNFRGSVGFGRKFWECSFKEWGKTMQNDISDGVNWIVEQGIADPARIAIYGGSYGGYAVLAGLAFTPDLYAAGVDYVGVSNLFTFMNSIPAYWKPYLEMLYVMVGHPERDKKLMEDASPVFHVDKMKAPLFIAQGKMDPRVNINESDQMVKALKERGIDVPYMVKENEGHGFLNQENKFDFYREMETFLAKHLKA, from the coding sequence ATGAATAATAAAGTAAATGAAACTGTAAAATCCCGCATTATCCCTTTGGAAGATTTTTTTAAAAATCCTGAAAATACAAACTACCTGATATCACCCAACGGAAAGTATATTTCTTATCTTGCACCTTATAACCAAAGATTAAACATTTATGTACAGGAAATAAGTACCGGTAATGTAAAAAGGCTGACCGGGGTAACTGAGCGCGATATCAGCGGGTATTTCTGGGGAAATGATAATGTGATCATTTATTTAAGGGATAATGCAGGTGATGAGAATTTTCATTTTTACTCTGTGAACATTCAAAACGGTACTAATATAGATCTTACTCCATTCGAAGGGGTGCGCGCTAATCTGATAGATGAACTTGAAGATATAGATTCTGAGATACTGATTGAAATGAATAAACGTAACCCTGAAATTTTTGATGTTTACAGACTGAATTTTGAAACAGGTGAGCTAATCATAGCAGCAGAAAACCCGGGTAATATTTCAGGCTGGGTAACCGATCATAATGGTAAAATAAGGGCTGCTATTACCACTGACGGCGTAAACACAAGCCTGCTGTACCGCGAAAATGAAAATGAATCGTGGCATACTGTCATTACCACAAATTTTAAGGAAAGCCTTACACCTTTGTTTTTCACGTTTGATAATAAATTCCTGTATGCATCCAGTAACATAGGAAGAGATAAGAATGCTGTTATAAGGTATGATATAAAAAATGCTGCAGAAGCGGAAGTCATTTACGAACATCCGGAAGTGGATGTATATACACTCACTTACAGCAGAAAAAGAAAAGTTATCACTTCTGTTATCTTCAATACCTGGAAGCGTGAAAGGGTTATTCTTGATAATGAAACCGAAAAAATGTTTAAAAGGCTGGAAAAGGATCTTGGCCAGTACGAGATATTAATTACGGATAACGATGACAATGAAGAGAAATTTATTATCCGCACATACAGTGACCGCTCACTTGGCGCTTATTATATTTTTGATAAAGCTGCTGATACTTTAACAAAAATTTCTGATGTAAGCCCATGGATTAATGAGAAAGAAATGGCTGAAATGAAGCCTGTTACATATCAAAGCAGGGATGGGTTATTGATTCACGGTTATTTATCTTTGCCCCTGGGCGCAGAACACAAAAATCTGCCTGTTGTGATCAATCCACACGGTGGACCCTGGGCGCGCGATTATTGGGGTTTTAACCCTGAAATTCAGTTTTTAGTTAACCGTGGTTACGCAGTGCTGCAGATGAACTTCAGGGGTTCAGTCGGTTTCGGCAGAAAGTTCTGGGAATGCTCATTTAAAGAGTGGGGCAAAACCATGCAGAATGATATATCTGACGGTGTTAACTGGATAGTTGAGCAGGGAATTGCAGACCCTGCGCGTATAGCAATATATGGCGGCAGTTACGGAGGATATGCAGTACTTGCCGGACTTGCTTTTACCCCTGATCTTTATGCGGCAGGAGTTGATTATGTAGGCGTGAGCAATCTTTTTACATTTATGAATTCAATCCCTGCATACTGGAAGCCATATCTTGAAATGCTGTATGTAATGGTAGGCCACCCTGAAAGAGACAAAAAATTAATGGAAGATGCCTCGCCTGTATTTCATGTGGATAAAATGAAAGCACCGCTGTTTATTGCGCAGGGAAAAATGGATCCCCGTGTAAACATTAATGAATCTGACCAGATGGTAAAAGCGTTAAAAGAACGCGGCATTGATGTACCTTACATGGTGAAGGAGAACGAAGGGCATGGCTTCCTGAACCAGGAAAACAAGTTTGATTTTTACAGGGAAATGGAAACATTTCTTGCCAAACATTTAAAAGCCTGA
- a CDS encoding Gfo/Idh/MocA family oxidoreductase: MTKNNFALIGAGGFVAPRHLRAIRDNNQNLLAILDPNDSVGIIDSYFPEASFFTEFERFDRHCEKLRRDGDNKRIHYVSICSPNYLHDAHIRFALRADANAICEKPLVLNPWNADALRSLEKETGKNVFTILQLRLHPSIIELKKKIEAAGNKKKYDIVLTYITPRGKWYHYSWKGDMLKSGGIATNIGIHFFDMLTWIFGDPKSNILHYYKDDKAAGLLELENANVKWFLSIDKNDLKEGDKTFRSITMDGEEIEFSEGFTDLHTNSYTEILNGNGFRIDEAMPSIEAVYEIRTSTPIGIKGDYHPFLNKFK, translated from the coding sequence ATGACAAAAAATAACTTTGCTTTAATTGGTGCCGGGGGATTTGTTGCTCCAAGGCATTTGCGTGCTATCAGGGATAATAATCAAAACCTGCTTGCAATTCTTGACCCAAATGATTCAGTTGGAATTATTGATTCATACTTTCCTGAAGCATCATTTTTTACTGAATTTGAGAGGTTTGACCGTCACTGTGAAAAATTAAGAAGAGACGGGGATAATAAACGTATTCATTATGTAAGTATCTGCTCTCCCAATTACCTTCATGATGCACATATAAGATTTGCTCTCAGGGCTGATGCGAATGCAATTTGCGAAAAACCGCTTGTTCTGAATCCATGGAATGCTGACGCATTAAGATCACTTGAAAAGGAAACCGGGAAGAATGTTTTTACTATTCTTCAGCTAAGGCTTCATCCTTCAATAATTGAGCTTAAGAAAAAAATTGAAGCAGCCGGCAATAAAAAGAAATATGATATAGTACTCACATATATCACACCGCGGGGTAAATGGTACCATTATTCCTGGAAAGGTGATATGCTTAAATCAGGCGGGATAGCGACTAATATTGGAATACATTTTTTTGATATGTTAACATGGATATTCGGTGACCCTAAGTCTAATATTCTTCATTATTATAAAGATGATAAAGCTGCGGGACTCCTGGAGCTTGAAAACGCAAATGTAAAGTGGTTCCTTTCGATCGATAAAAATGACCTTAAGGAAGGCGATAAAACTTTCAGATCAATTACAATGGATGGTGAAGAAATTGAATTTTCCGAAGGCTTCACGGACCTTCATACAAACAGCTATACTGAGATATTGAACGGGAATGGTTTCAGGATAGATGAAGCAATGCCATCTATTGAAGCGGTTTATGAGATCAGAACCTCTACACCAATAGGCATAAAAGGTGATTATCATCCGTTCCTGAATAAATTCAAATAG
- a CDS encoding undecaprenyl-phosphate glucose phosphotransferase encodes MGAFIISYYIRFYFSPFVNIIPFNGDIPPLNGYIILALIVLPVWLLIFQSRKMFRPKRIVFIFDEFFLISRLVTFGIIFSFGLIFFYRVFPYSRVVFVLVWIISIILITIGRYAVLKYEKTLYNKGKGLKDTILAGNNQTAYDIYHKFSKHKYAGFNIIGFVEEFQGKSGGMLPDNMKLGTYNDITDLVQKLNIETVLVTIPSTEHEKLFEMMKSSEGENVEFLMVPDFLEVITSSVRVQEIDGIPFLKIKSIPMNVWNRILKRAFDFSFALGVMILTSPLFIFLALAVKFSSKGPVFYKQERLSMTGKKFEMIKFRSMVVDAEKNTGAVYVKKGDSRYTPIGEMLRKYSLDELPQFLNVLKGDMSIVGPRPEREYFINLFKGKIPKYLERHRIKCGITGWAQVNGLRGSDTSIEKRIEYDIYYIEHWSIVFDMKIIIKTIKEMFFSKAAF; translated from the coding sequence GTGGGCGCCTTTATTATTTCTTACTATATCAGATTTTATTTTTCTCCATTTGTAAATATTATTCCGTTTAACGGGGATATTCCACCATTGAATGGATATATTATACTGGCGCTTATAGTATTGCCGGTATGGCTGCTTATATTCCAATCAAGAAAAATGTTCCGCCCCAAAAGGATTGTATTCATATTTGATGAATTTTTCCTGATCTCCAGGCTTGTCACATTCGGCATAATATTTTCCTTCGGTCTGATATTTTTCTACAGGGTATTTCCATATTCAAGGGTAGTATTCGTTCTGGTTTGGATAATTTCCATCATATTAATTACCATTGGAAGATATGCGGTTTTAAAATATGAGAAAACATTATACAATAAAGGCAAAGGTTTAAAGGATACTATCTTAGCCGGAAACAATCAAACAGCTTATGATATTTATCATAAGTTTTCAAAGCATAAATATGCCGGATTTAACATCATAGGTTTCGTTGAAGAATTTCAGGGGAAGTCAGGCGGAATGCTTCCTGATAATATGAAATTAGGAACTTATAATGATATTACTGACCTGGTTCAAAAATTAAATATCGAAACTGTACTTGTTACTATCCCTTCGACAGAACATGAAAAGTTGTTTGAAATGATGAAGTCGAGTGAAGGAGAAAATGTTGAATTCCTTATGGTACCTGATTTCCTGGAAGTAATAACATCTTCAGTTAGGGTACAGGAAATTGACGGCATACCCTTCCTTAAGATAAAGAGTATTCCGATGAATGTTTGGAACAGGATCCTGAAAAGGGCTTTTGATTTTTCATTTGCATTGGGAGTTATGATACTTACCTCACCACTGTTTATATTTCTAGCGCTTGCTGTAAAATTCAGCTCAAAAGGACCGGTATTTTACAAACAGGAACGTCTGAGTATGACAGGCAAGAAATTTGAAATGATCAAGTTCCGTTCAATGGTTGTTGATGCCGAAAAGAACACCGGGGCTGTATACGTTAAAAAGGGAGATTCAAGATATACTCCCATCGGCGAAATGCTGAGAAAATATTCCCTGGATGAACTTCCCCAGTTTTTAAATGTTTTAAAAGGCGATATGAGCATTGTAGGTCCCCGGCCAGAAAGGGAATATTTTATCAACCTGTTTAAAGGAAAAATACCCAAGTACCTTGAAAGACACCGCATAAAATGCGGAATTACCGGATGGGCCCAGGTTAACGGTTTAAGAGGAAGTGACACATCAATTGAAAAAAGAATTGAATATGATATTTATTACATTGAGCACTGGTCAATTGTATTTGATATGAAAATAATCATTAAAACCATAAAGGAGATGTTTTTCTCCAAGGCGGCTTTTTAA
- the recG gene encoding ATP-dependent DNA helicase RecG, translated as MPAIKKTEIAYIKGVGPKRAEAFEKLGLKYSTDLLSVYPRMYLINTNISGLAKLHDQNVIIKGSIIDKRLPFKPNHPTRITISDDTGKIESLMWGNTFYREKQFKIGDEYIFWGKIVYNAYERNVKFDMRDHKKFEAGDEEMMKYPLIPVYILSEELKKTWIKPLTLTKIIFNALKNSSESINEVLSEPVRIGNDLLDHRSAILRMHYPRSAEDIELTRQTLAFEELFYLQLAMALKKRAAETAEKGIHFEKIGGNFEKLFKEHLGFELTEAQKRVIKEILSDMRSGKSMNRLLQGDVGSGKTIVAVFCFLVAAENGYQSAFMCPTEILAEQHYKTLKNYFEKLGLYAVLLTGGQKKKQRDEVLEDIRTGKAQVVVGTHALIQNSVEFRSLGFTVIDEQHKFGVMQRAKLKAKGNNPDVLVMTATPIPRTLSLTVYGDLDVSVIDELPKNRKDIKTALRGETDRLKVYKFIKDEVNNGRQAYIVYPIIEESEKLDLKSAVKHYGILQKEIFPELKLGLVHGKMKWQDIDETIESFKNRELHILVSTTVIEVGIDIPNATIMLIEEAQRFGLSQLHQLRGRVGRGAEQSYCILMAETTGEISGERLKIMTETNDGFRISETDLRLRGPGEVFGTRQSGDLKFTAADLVKDMPLVEKARDSAFKIISEDPQLRSFENSTIREHFLTNYRESMELIKIA; from the coding sequence TTGCCTGCGATAAAGAAGACAGAAATAGCCTATATTAAAGGAGTTGGTCCTAAACGAGCTGAAGCATTTGAAAAGCTGGGACTGAAATACTCAACAGACCTGCTATCAGTTTATCCCAGAATGTACCTGATAAATACAAATATCAGCGGCCTGGCAAAACTGCATGATCAGAATGTCATCATAAAAGGATCAATTATCGATAAACGTTTGCCCTTCAAGCCAAACCATCCTACACGGATCACAATATCAGATGATACAGGAAAAATTGAATCCTTGATGTGGGGTAATACCTTTTACAGGGAAAAACAATTTAAAATAGGAGATGAATATATATTCTGGGGAAAAATTGTTTATAATGCATATGAAAGAAATGTAAAATTTGATATGCGTGACCACAAGAAATTTGAAGCAGGTGATGAGGAAATGATGAAATATCCTTTAATTCCCGTATATATTTTATCAGAAGAGCTTAAAAAAACCTGGATAAAACCTCTTACTTTAACAAAAATTATTTTTAACGCACTTAAAAACTCTTCTGAGAGCATCAATGAAGTATTGAGTGAACCGGTAAGGATAGGCAATGACCTTTTGGATCACCGCTCAGCAATACTCAGAATGCACTACCCCAGATCCGCAGAGGATATTGAGCTTACCCGGCAAACTCTTGCCTTTGAAGAATTGTTTTACCTTCAGCTTGCAATGGCTTTAAAAAAAAGAGCGGCAGAAACCGCGGAAAAGGGAATCCATTTCGAAAAGATCGGCGGTAATTTTGAAAAACTTTTTAAGGAGCACCTGGGTTTTGAGCTGACAGAAGCCCAAAAAAGGGTAATTAAAGAAATTCTCTCAGATATGCGTTCAGGTAAATCAATGAACAGATTGCTGCAGGGAGATGTAGGCAGCGGAAAAACTATAGTCGCGGTTTTTTGCTTTCTGGTTGCTGCTGAAAACGGGTATCAATCTGCTTTTATGTGCCCCACTGAAATCCTGGCAGAACAGCATTATAAAACTTTAAAGAACTATTTTGAAAAACTCGGTTTATACGCCGTTCTTCTTACCGGCGGGCAAAAAAAGAAACAACGTGATGAAGTTCTTGAAGATATCAGAACAGGTAAAGCGCAGGTTGTTGTTGGTACTCATGCATTGATTCAGAATTCAGTTGAGTTCAGATCACTTGGCTTTACTGTAATTGATGAACAGCATAAGTTCGGGGTAATGCAGCGTGCAAAGCTGAAGGCAAAAGGTAATAATCCTGATGTGCTTGTTATGACCGCTACGCCAATTCCAAGGACGCTTTCATTAACAGTTTACGGAGATCTTGATGTATCAGTTATTGATGAACTGCCCAAAAACCGGAAAGATATAAAAACAGCGCTGCGGGGTGAAACAGACAGGCTGAAAGTATATAAGTTCATCAAAGATGAGGTAAATAACGGACGGCAGGCTTATATAGTATATCCGATCATTGAAGAATCGGAAAAACTTGACCTGAAATCTGCTGTTAAACATTACGGGATACTCCAAAAGGAGATCTTTCCGGAACTTAAATTAGGATTAGTTCACGGAAAAATGAAATGGCAGGATATTGATGAAACTATAGAGTCATTTAAAAACAGGGAACTGCACATCCTGGTATCAACAACAGTTATTGAAGTAGGTATTGATATACCAAATGCAACTATTATGCTCATAGAAGAAGCTCAGCGTTTCGGCCTTTCCCAGCTTCACCAGCTTCGCGGTAGGGTAGGCAGGGGCGCAGAACAATCATATTGCATTTTAATGGCTGAAACAACAGGAGAAATTTCCGGTGAAAGGCTCAAAATAATGACCGAAACTAATGACGGGTTCAGGATATCTGAAACTGACCTGAGGCTTCGCGGACCCGGTGAGGTTTTCGGTACAAGGCAATCCGGAGATCTCAAATTTACAGCGGCAGATCTAGTAAAAGATATGCCTTTGGTAGAAAAAGCACGGGATTCCGCATTTAAGATCATTTCAGAAGACCCACAGCTTAGGAGCTTTGAAAATTCAACCATAAGGGAACACTTCCTTACAAATTACCGCGAATCAATGGAGTTAATTAAAATTGCTTAA